Proteins encoded within one genomic window of Patescibacteria group bacterium:
- a CDS encoding AbrB/MazE/SpoVT family DNA-binding domain-containing protein, with translation MTQKIIKTGNSAAVTIPAEFLEALCLKIGDSAEAKVDFEQGTITYKFPDGRQLPLEGADVAGCTQSEKEREADKE, from the coding sequence ATGACCCAGAAAATTATTAAGACAGGGAACAGTGCTGCAGTCACAATTCCCGCAGAGTTCCTAGAGGCATTGTGTTTAAAAATAGGAGATTCTGCCGAAGCTAAGGTAGATTTTGAACAAGGGACCATAACTTATAAATTTCCAGATGGTCGCCAGCTACCTTTGGAGGGGGCAGATGTTGCTGGCTGTACTCAATCAGAGAAAGAGAGGGAGGCGGATAAGGAATGA